The proteins below are encoded in one region of Opisthocomus hoazin isolate bOpiHoa1 chromosome 26, bOpiHoa1.hap1, whole genome shotgun sequence:
- the FMNL1 gene encoding formin-like protein 1 isoform X4, which translates to MGNAAGGLDGGAAGRESRDGRPPVPPPAAAPPPMPAAAELEERFGRVLNSMNLPPDKMKLLNQYDNEKKWELICDQERFQVKNPPSAYIQKLKSYLETGGVSRKFKRRVQESTQVLRELEISLRTNYIGWVQEFLNEENKGLDVLLEYLAFAQCSVAYDMENAENGSPGSEKGKVLERSVEDLSKSNSSSPTQGSSKARHLTVRLNPSHSRKALRNSRLVSQKDDVHVCIMCLRAIMNYQSGFSLVMNHPACVNEITLSLNNKNARTKALVLELLAAVCLVRGGHDIILAAFDNFKEVCGEKNRFEKLMEYFRNEDTNIDFMVACMQFINIVVHSVENMNFRVFLQYEFTHLGLDHYLESLRLTESDKLQVQIQAYLDNVFDVGAMLEDSETKTAVLEHMEELQEHVSQLTEKLQDAENDSMAKIAELEKQLSQARRELEALREQLSPPRPPSPPAPQPQECYRRALERRLAELEEKGLVQILRGPDGDVAIEIVPVVIETPAAPVVTGEATTGTATSPGTDAPALAPSPPPAPATPPAPPPPPPPPLPGAEPGPLLPPSPPLPAGTSPPPAPPLPGAQVPPPPPPPPPGGLEGPVPPPPPPPPLGGQPPPAPGAPPAAGGSVKVKKPIQTKFRMPVFNWVALKPSQIDGTVFNELNDEKVLQELDMSDFEEQFKTKAQGPGLDISALKVKATQKTPSKVTLMESNRAKNLAITLRKGGRSVQDICTAIETYDQQALSLDFLELLLRFLPTEYERTLIGKFEREQKPPEELSDEDQFMIRFSKIPRLAERMNVMIFLGNFSDTAQLLMPQLNAIIAASMSLKSSSKLRDILEIVLAFGNYMNSSKRGAAYGFRLQSLDALLEMKSTDRKQTLLHYLVRVIMEKYPELTGFHTELHFLDKAGTVSLDSVLQDVRSLQQGMELTRKEFMRQDDSLVLKDFLKVNLEVMEKLQADSKTAKEAYESAVEYFGENPKTSPPTTFFPMFMRFIRAYKKAEQDIELWKKQEAAAKEAESGPPGSEDRPELPIQKARRQQMDMIAELKKKQMVKEPLIYEGKDGAIEDIISALKTVPFTARTGKRSSRLFCDVSFNEESPLSPEQSVPAR; encoded by the exons atGGGCAACGCGGCCGGGGGCTTggacgggggggctgcggggcgggagaGCCGGGACGGGCggcccccggtgcccccccccgccgccgccccgccgcccatGCCCGCGGCCGCCGAGCTGGAGGAGCGCTTCGGCCGGGTCCTG AACTCCATGAACCTGCCCCCGGACAAGATGAAGCTGCTCAACCAGTACGACAACGAGAAGAAGTGGGAGCTCATCTGCGACCAG GAGCGTTTCCAGGTGAAGAACCCACCGTCCGCCTACATCCAGAAGCTCAAGAGCTACTTGGAGACGGGCGGCGTGAGCAGGAAG TTCAAGAGGCGAGTGCAGGAGTCGACGCAGGTGCTCCGGGAGCTGGAGATTTCCTTGAGGACCAACTACATCGG cTGGGTCCAGGAGTTCCTCAACGAGGAGAACAAGGGCCTGGACGTGCTGCTGGAGTATCTCGCCTTCGCCCAGTGCTCCGTTGC GTACGACATGGAGAACGCCGAGaacggcagcccgggctccgaGAAGGGCAAGGTCCTGGAGCGGTCGGTGGAGGACCTGAGCAAAAGCAACTCCTCGTCGCCCACCCAGGGCTCCTCCAAAGCGCGGCACCTCACCGTCAG GCTGAACCCCTCGCACAGCAGGAAGGCGCTGAGGAACTCCCGCCTCGTCAGCCAGAAGGACGACGTCCACGTCTGCATCATGTGTCTGCGCGCCATCATGAACTACCAG TCTGGCTTCAGCCTGGTGATGAACCACCCAGCCTGCGTCAACGAGATCACCCTGAGCCTCAACAACAAGAACGCCAG GACCAAGGCGttggtgctggagctgctggccgCTGTCTGCCTGGTCCGAGGTGGCCACGACATCATCCTGGCCGCCTTTGACAACTTCAAGGAG gTCTGCGGGGAGAAGAACCGCTTCGAGAAGCTGATGGAGTATTTCCGAAACGAGGACACCAACATCGACTTCATG GTGGCCTGCATGCAGTTCATCAACATCGTGGTGCACTCGGTGGAGAACATGAACTTCCGCGTCTTCCTGCAGTACGAGTTCACCCACCTGGGGCTGGACCACTACCTGGAG AGCCTCCGCCTCACCGAGAGCGACAAGCTGCAGGTGCAGATCCAAGCCTACCTGGACAACGTCTTCGACGTGGGGGCCATGCTGGAGGACTCGGAGACCAAGACGGCCGTGCTGGagcacatggaggagctgcaggagcacgTCAGCCAG CTGACGGAGAAGCTGCAGGATGCGGAGAACGACTCCATGGCCAAGATAgcggagctggagaagcagctgagcCAGGCGcggcgggagctggaggcgctGCGG GAGCAGCTGAGCCCACCGCGGCCGCccagcccgccggccccgcagccgcaggAGTGCTACCGGCGGGCGCTGGAGCGGCGGCTGgcggagctggaggagaaggggtTGGTGCAGATCCTGCGTGGGCCCGACGGAGACGTCGCCATCGAAATTGTCCCCGTCGTCATAgaaaccccagcagcccccgtcGTTACCGGAGAGGCCACCACCGGCACTGCCACCAGCCCCGGCACAG ATGCTCCGGCGCTGGCTCCatctccccccccagcacccgccacccccccggctcccccccctccgcccccccctccactgccaggggctgagcccggccccctgctgcccccctcacccccgctgcccgcaggcaccagtccccccccagcccctccgctcccGGGTGCCCAAGtgccaccacccccacccccaccgcccccgggggggctggagggccccgtccccccacccccaccccccccacccctcggCGGGCAGCCCCCACCCGCGCCGGGTGCCCCCCCTGCCGCCGGCGGTTCAG TGAAGGTGAAGAAGCCGATCCAGACCAAGTTTCGCATGCCCGTCTTCAACTGGGTGGCACTGAAGCCGAGCCAGATCGATGGCACCGTCTTCAACGAGCTCAACGACGAGAAGGTGCTGCAG GAGCTGGACATGAGTGACTTTGAGGAGCAGTTCAAGACCAAGGCGCAGGGCCCTGGCTTGGACATCAGCGCCCTCAAGGTGAAGGCCACGCAGAAGACTCCCAGCAAGGTCACACTCATGGAGTCCAACCGAGCCAAGAACCTGGCCATCACCCTCCGCAAGGGCGGCCGCAGCGTCCAGGACATCTGCACAGCCATCGAGAC GTACGACCAGCAAGCCCTGAGCCTCGActttctggagctgctgctgcgcttCCTGCCCACCGAGTACGAGCGGACGCTCATCGGGAAGTTCGAGCGGGAGCAGAAGCCGCCGGAGGAGCTGTCGGACGAGGACCAGTTCATGATCCGCTTCAGCAAGATCCCGCGCCTGGCCGAGCGCATGAACGTCATGATCTTCCTGGGCAACTTCAGCGACACGGCCCAGCTGCTCAtgccg CAACTCAACGCCATCATCGCCGCCTCCATGTCCCTCAAGTCCTCCAGCAAACTGCGCGACATCCTGGAG ATCGTCCTGGCCTTCGGGAACTACATGAACAGCAGCAAGCGCGGGGCAGCCTACGGCTTCCGGCTGCAGAGCCTGGATGCG ctcctggagATGAAGTCGACGGACCGCAAGCAAACGCTGCTGCACTACCTGGTGCGGGTGATCATGGAGAAGTACCCCGAGCTGACCGGCTTCCACACCGAGCTGCACTTCCTCGACAAGGCGGGCACAG TCTCCCTGGACAGCGTGCTGCAGGACGTGCGGAGCCTGCAGCAGGGCATGGAGCTGACCCGCAAGGAGTTCATGCGGCAGGACGACAGCCTGGTGCTCAAGGACTTCCTCAAGGTCAACTTGGAGGTGATGGAGAAGCTGCAGGCTGACAGCAAAACCGCcaag GAGGCCTACGAGTCGGCCGTGGAGTATTTCGGGGAGAACCCCAAAACCAGTCCCCCCACCACCTTCTTCCCCATGTTCATGCGCTTCATCAGAGCCTACAAG AAAGCAGAGCAGGACATCGAGCTGTGGAAGAAACAAGAGGCTGCGGCCAAAGAGGCAGAATCCGGCCCCCCTGGCAGCGAGGACCGGCCTGAG CTGCCCATCCAGAAGGCCAGGCGGCAGCAGATGGACATGATCGCCGAGCTGAAGAAGAAGCAGATGGTGAAGGAGCCGCTCATCTATGAAGGAAAAGACGGGGCCATCGAGGACATTATTTCAG ctctgaaaaCTGTTCCTTTCACGGCCCGGACGGGCAAGCGCTCGTCCCGGCTCTTCTGCGACGTGAGCTTCAACGAGGAGAGTCCTCT ATCTCCGGAACAATCCGTACCGGCGCGCTGA
- the FMNL1 gene encoding formin-like protein 1 isoform X5 has translation MGNAAGGLDGGAAGRESRDGRPPVPPPAAAPPPMPAAAELEERFGRVLNSMNLPPDKMKLLNQYDNEKKWELICDQERFQVKNPPSAYIQKLKSYLETGGVSRKFKRRVQESTQVLRELEISLRTNYIGWVQEFLNEENKGLDVLLEYLAFAQCSVAYDMENAENGSPGSEKGKVLERSVEDLSKSNSSSPTQGSSKARHLTVSRKALRNSRLVSQKDDVHVCIMCLRAIMNYQSGFSLVMNHPACVNEITLSLNNKNARTKALVLELLAAVCLVRGGHDIILAAFDNFKEVCGEKNRFEKLMEYFRNEDTNIDFMVACMQFINIVVHSVENMNFRVFLQYEFTHLGLDHYLESLRLTESDKLQVQIQAYLDNVFDVGAMLEDSETKTAVLEHMEELQEHVSQLTEKLQDAENDSMAKIAELEKQLSQARRELEALREQLSPPRPPSPPAPQPQECYRRALERRLAELEEKGLVQILRGPDGDVAIEIVPVVIETPAAPVVTGEATTGTATSPGTDAPALAPSPPPAPATPPAPPPPPPPPLPGAEPGPLLPPSPPLPAGTSPPPAPPLPGAQVPPPPPPPPPGGLEGPVPPPPPPPPLGGQPPPAPGAPPAAGGSVKVKKPIQTKFRMPVFNWVALKPSQIDGTVFNELNDEKVLQELDMSDFEEQFKTKAQGPGLDISALKVKATQKTPSKVTLMESNRAKNLAITLRKGGRSVQDICTAIETYDQQALSLDFLELLLRFLPTEYERTLIGKFEREQKPPEELSDEDQFMIRFSKIPRLAERMNVMIFLGNFSDTAQLLMPQLNAIIAASMSLKSSSKLRDILEIVLAFGNYMNSSKRGAAYGFRLQSLDALLEMKSTDRKQTLLHYLVRVIMEKYPELTGFHTELHFLDKAGTVSLDSVLQDVRSLQQGMELTRKEFMRQDDSLVLKDFLKVNLEVMEKLQADSKTAKEAYESAVEYFGENPKTSPPTTFFPMFMRFIRAYKKAEQDIELWKKQEAAAKEAESGPPGSEDRPELPIQKARRQQMDMIAELKKKQMVKEPLIYEGKDGAIEDIISALKTVPFTARTGKRSSRLFCDVSFNEESPLSPEQSVPAR, from the exons atGGGCAACGCGGCCGGGGGCTTggacgggggggctgcggggcgggagaGCCGGGACGGGCggcccccggtgcccccccccgccgccgccccgccgcccatGCCCGCGGCCGCCGAGCTGGAGGAGCGCTTCGGCCGGGTCCTG AACTCCATGAACCTGCCCCCGGACAAGATGAAGCTGCTCAACCAGTACGACAACGAGAAGAAGTGGGAGCTCATCTGCGACCAG GAGCGTTTCCAGGTGAAGAACCCACCGTCCGCCTACATCCAGAAGCTCAAGAGCTACTTGGAGACGGGCGGCGTGAGCAGGAAG TTCAAGAGGCGAGTGCAGGAGTCGACGCAGGTGCTCCGGGAGCTGGAGATTTCCTTGAGGACCAACTACATCGG cTGGGTCCAGGAGTTCCTCAACGAGGAGAACAAGGGCCTGGACGTGCTGCTGGAGTATCTCGCCTTCGCCCAGTGCTCCGTTGC GTACGACATGGAGAACGCCGAGaacggcagcccgggctccgaGAAGGGCAAGGTCCTGGAGCGGTCGGTGGAGGACCTGAGCAAAAGCAACTCCTCGTCGCCCACCCAGGGCTCCTCCAAAGCGCGGCACCTCACCGTCAG CAGGAAGGCGCTGAGGAACTCCCGCCTCGTCAGCCAGAAGGACGACGTCCACGTCTGCATCATGTGTCTGCGCGCCATCATGAACTACCAG TCTGGCTTCAGCCTGGTGATGAACCACCCAGCCTGCGTCAACGAGATCACCCTGAGCCTCAACAACAAGAACGCCAG GACCAAGGCGttggtgctggagctgctggccgCTGTCTGCCTGGTCCGAGGTGGCCACGACATCATCCTGGCCGCCTTTGACAACTTCAAGGAG gTCTGCGGGGAGAAGAACCGCTTCGAGAAGCTGATGGAGTATTTCCGAAACGAGGACACCAACATCGACTTCATG GTGGCCTGCATGCAGTTCATCAACATCGTGGTGCACTCGGTGGAGAACATGAACTTCCGCGTCTTCCTGCAGTACGAGTTCACCCACCTGGGGCTGGACCACTACCTGGAG AGCCTCCGCCTCACCGAGAGCGACAAGCTGCAGGTGCAGATCCAAGCCTACCTGGACAACGTCTTCGACGTGGGGGCCATGCTGGAGGACTCGGAGACCAAGACGGCCGTGCTGGagcacatggaggagctgcaggagcacgTCAGCCAG CTGACGGAGAAGCTGCAGGATGCGGAGAACGACTCCATGGCCAAGATAgcggagctggagaagcagctgagcCAGGCGcggcgggagctggaggcgctGCGG GAGCAGCTGAGCCCACCGCGGCCGCccagcccgccggccccgcagccgcaggAGTGCTACCGGCGGGCGCTGGAGCGGCGGCTGgcggagctggaggagaaggggtTGGTGCAGATCCTGCGTGGGCCCGACGGAGACGTCGCCATCGAAATTGTCCCCGTCGTCATAgaaaccccagcagcccccgtcGTTACCGGAGAGGCCACCACCGGCACTGCCACCAGCCCCGGCACAG ATGCTCCGGCGCTGGCTCCatctccccccccagcacccgccacccccccggctcccccccctccgcccccccctccactgccaggggctgagcccggccccctgctgcccccctcacccccgctgcccgcaggcaccagtccccccccagcccctccgctcccGGGTGCCCAAGtgccaccacccccacccccaccgcccccgggggggctggagggccccgtccccccacccccaccccccccacccctcggCGGGCAGCCCCCACCCGCGCCGGGTGCCCCCCCTGCCGCCGGCGGTTCAG TGAAGGTGAAGAAGCCGATCCAGACCAAGTTTCGCATGCCCGTCTTCAACTGGGTGGCACTGAAGCCGAGCCAGATCGATGGCACCGTCTTCAACGAGCTCAACGACGAGAAGGTGCTGCAG GAGCTGGACATGAGTGACTTTGAGGAGCAGTTCAAGACCAAGGCGCAGGGCCCTGGCTTGGACATCAGCGCCCTCAAGGTGAAGGCCACGCAGAAGACTCCCAGCAAGGTCACACTCATGGAGTCCAACCGAGCCAAGAACCTGGCCATCACCCTCCGCAAGGGCGGCCGCAGCGTCCAGGACATCTGCACAGCCATCGAGAC GTACGACCAGCAAGCCCTGAGCCTCGActttctggagctgctgctgcgcttCCTGCCCACCGAGTACGAGCGGACGCTCATCGGGAAGTTCGAGCGGGAGCAGAAGCCGCCGGAGGAGCTGTCGGACGAGGACCAGTTCATGATCCGCTTCAGCAAGATCCCGCGCCTGGCCGAGCGCATGAACGTCATGATCTTCCTGGGCAACTTCAGCGACACGGCCCAGCTGCTCAtgccg CAACTCAACGCCATCATCGCCGCCTCCATGTCCCTCAAGTCCTCCAGCAAACTGCGCGACATCCTGGAG ATCGTCCTGGCCTTCGGGAACTACATGAACAGCAGCAAGCGCGGGGCAGCCTACGGCTTCCGGCTGCAGAGCCTGGATGCG ctcctggagATGAAGTCGACGGACCGCAAGCAAACGCTGCTGCACTACCTGGTGCGGGTGATCATGGAGAAGTACCCCGAGCTGACCGGCTTCCACACCGAGCTGCACTTCCTCGACAAGGCGGGCACAG TCTCCCTGGACAGCGTGCTGCAGGACGTGCGGAGCCTGCAGCAGGGCATGGAGCTGACCCGCAAGGAGTTCATGCGGCAGGACGACAGCCTGGTGCTCAAGGACTTCCTCAAGGTCAACTTGGAGGTGATGGAGAAGCTGCAGGCTGACAGCAAAACCGCcaag GAGGCCTACGAGTCGGCCGTGGAGTATTTCGGGGAGAACCCCAAAACCAGTCCCCCCACCACCTTCTTCCCCATGTTCATGCGCTTCATCAGAGCCTACAAG AAAGCAGAGCAGGACATCGAGCTGTGGAAGAAACAAGAGGCTGCGGCCAAAGAGGCAGAATCCGGCCCCCCTGGCAGCGAGGACCGGCCTGAG CTGCCCATCCAGAAGGCCAGGCGGCAGCAGATGGACATGATCGCCGAGCTGAAGAAGAAGCAGATGGTGAAGGAGCCGCTCATCTATGAAGGAAAAGACGGGGCCATCGAGGACATTATTTCAG ctctgaaaaCTGTTCCTTTCACGGCCCGGACGGGCAAGCGCTCGTCCCGGCTCTTCTGCGACGTGAGCTTCAACGAGGAGAGTCCTCT ATCTCCGGAACAATCCGTACCGGCGCGCTGA
- the FMNL1 gene encoding formin-like protein 1 isoform X6 — protein MGNAAGGLDGGAAGRESRDGRPPVPPPAAAPPPMPAAAELEERFGRVLNSMNLPPDKMKLLNQYDNEKKWELICDQERFQVKNPPSAYIQKLKSYLETGGVSRKFKRRVQESTQVLRELEISLRTNYIGWVQEFLNEENKGLDVLLEYLAFAQCSVAYDMENAENGSPGSEKGKVLERSVEDLSKSNSSSPTQGSSKARHLTVRKALRNSRLVSQKDDVHVCIMCLRAIMNYQSGFSLVMNHPACVNEITLSLNNKNARTKALVLELLAAVCLVRGGHDIILAAFDNFKEVCGEKNRFEKLMEYFRNEDTNIDFMVACMQFINIVVHSVENMNFRVFLQYEFTHLGLDHYLESLRLTESDKLQVQIQAYLDNVFDVGAMLEDSETKTAVLEHMEELQEHVSQLTEKLQDAENDSMAKIAELEKQLSQARRELEALREQLSPPRPPSPPAPQPQECYRRALERRLAELEEKGLVQILRGPDGDVAIEIVPVVIETPAAPVVTGEATTGTATSPGTDAPALAPSPPPAPATPPAPPPPPPPPLPGAEPGPLLPPSPPLPAGTSPPPAPPLPGAQVPPPPPPPPPGGLEGPVPPPPPPPPLGGQPPPAPGAPPAAGGSVKVKKPIQTKFRMPVFNWVALKPSQIDGTVFNELNDEKVLQELDMSDFEEQFKTKAQGPGLDISALKVKATQKTPSKVTLMESNRAKNLAITLRKGGRSVQDICTAIETYDQQALSLDFLELLLRFLPTEYERTLIGKFEREQKPPEELSDEDQFMIRFSKIPRLAERMNVMIFLGNFSDTAQLLMPQLNAIIAASMSLKSSSKLRDILEIVLAFGNYMNSSKRGAAYGFRLQSLDALLEMKSTDRKQTLLHYLVRVIMEKYPELTGFHTELHFLDKAGTVSLDSVLQDVRSLQQGMELTRKEFMRQDDSLVLKDFLKVNLEVMEKLQADSKTAKEAYESAVEYFGENPKTSPPTTFFPMFMRFIRAYKKAEQDIELWKKQEAAAKEAESGPPGSEDRPELPIQKARRQQMDMIAELKKKQMVKEPLIYEGKDGAIEDIISALKTVPFTARTGKRSSRLFCDVSFNEESPLSPEQSVPAR, from the exons atGGGCAACGCGGCCGGGGGCTTggacgggggggctgcggggcgggagaGCCGGGACGGGCggcccccggtgcccccccccgccgccgccccgccgcccatGCCCGCGGCCGCCGAGCTGGAGGAGCGCTTCGGCCGGGTCCTG AACTCCATGAACCTGCCCCCGGACAAGATGAAGCTGCTCAACCAGTACGACAACGAGAAGAAGTGGGAGCTCATCTGCGACCAG GAGCGTTTCCAGGTGAAGAACCCACCGTCCGCCTACATCCAGAAGCTCAAGAGCTACTTGGAGACGGGCGGCGTGAGCAGGAAG TTCAAGAGGCGAGTGCAGGAGTCGACGCAGGTGCTCCGGGAGCTGGAGATTTCCTTGAGGACCAACTACATCGG cTGGGTCCAGGAGTTCCTCAACGAGGAGAACAAGGGCCTGGACGTGCTGCTGGAGTATCTCGCCTTCGCCCAGTGCTCCGTTGC GTACGACATGGAGAACGCCGAGaacggcagcccgggctccgaGAAGGGCAAGGTCCTGGAGCGGTCGGTGGAGGACCTGAGCAAAAGCAACTCCTCGTCGCCCACCCAGGGCTCCTCCAAAGCGCGGCACCTCACCGTCAG GAAGGCGCTGAGGAACTCCCGCCTCGTCAGCCAGAAGGACGACGTCCACGTCTGCATCATGTGTCTGCGCGCCATCATGAACTACCAG TCTGGCTTCAGCCTGGTGATGAACCACCCAGCCTGCGTCAACGAGATCACCCTGAGCCTCAACAACAAGAACGCCAG GACCAAGGCGttggtgctggagctgctggccgCTGTCTGCCTGGTCCGAGGTGGCCACGACATCATCCTGGCCGCCTTTGACAACTTCAAGGAG gTCTGCGGGGAGAAGAACCGCTTCGAGAAGCTGATGGAGTATTTCCGAAACGAGGACACCAACATCGACTTCATG GTGGCCTGCATGCAGTTCATCAACATCGTGGTGCACTCGGTGGAGAACATGAACTTCCGCGTCTTCCTGCAGTACGAGTTCACCCACCTGGGGCTGGACCACTACCTGGAG AGCCTCCGCCTCACCGAGAGCGACAAGCTGCAGGTGCAGATCCAAGCCTACCTGGACAACGTCTTCGACGTGGGGGCCATGCTGGAGGACTCGGAGACCAAGACGGCCGTGCTGGagcacatggaggagctgcaggagcacgTCAGCCAG CTGACGGAGAAGCTGCAGGATGCGGAGAACGACTCCATGGCCAAGATAgcggagctggagaagcagctgagcCAGGCGcggcgggagctggaggcgctGCGG GAGCAGCTGAGCCCACCGCGGCCGCccagcccgccggccccgcagccgcaggAGTGCTACCGGCGGGCGCTGGAGCGGCGGCTGgcggagctggaggagaaggggtTGGTGCAGATCCTGCGTGGGCCCGACGGAGACGTCGCCATCGAAATTGTCCCCGTCGTCATAgaaaccccagcagcccccgtcGTTACCGGAGAGGCCACCACCGGCACTGCCACCAGCCCCGGCACAG ATGCTCCGGCGCTGGCTCCatctccccccccagcacccgccacccccccggctcccccccctccgcccccccctccactgccaggggctgagcccggccccctgctgcccccctcacccccgctgcccgcaggcaccagtccccccccagcccctccgctcccGGGTGCCCAAGtgccaccacccccacccccaccgcccccgggggggctggagggccccgtccccccacccccaccccccccacccctcggCGGGCAGCCCCCACCCGCGCCGGGTGCCCCCCCTGCCGCCGGCGGTTCAG TGAAGGTGAAGAAGCCGATCCAGACCAAGTTTCGCATGCCCGTCTTCAACTGGGTGGCACTGAAGCCGAGCCAGATCGATGGCACCGTCTTCAACGAGCTCAACGACGAGAAGGTGCTGCAG GAGCTGGACATGAGTGACTTTGAGGAGCAGTTCAAGACCAAGGCGCAGGGCCCTGGCTTGGACATCAGCGCCCTCAAGGTGAAGGCCACGCAGAAGACTCCCAGCAAGGTCACACTCATGGAGTCCAACCGAGCCAAGAACCTGGCCATCACCCTCCGCAAGGGCGGCCGCAGCGTCCAGGACATCTGCACAGCCATCGAGAC GTACGACCAGCAAGCCCTGAGCCTCGActttctggagctgctgctgcgcttCCTGCCCACCGAGTACGAGCGGACGCTCATCGGGAAGTTCGAGCGGGAGCAGAAGCCGCCGGAGGAGCTGTCGGACGAGGACCAGTTCATGATCCGCTTCAGCAAGATCCCGCGCCTGGCCGAGCGCATGAACGTCATGATCTTCCTGGGCAACTTCAGCGACACGGCCCAGCTGCTCAtgccg CAACTCAACGCCATCATCGCCGCCTCCATGTCCCTCAAGTCCTCCAGCAAACTGCGCGACATCCTGGAG ATCGTCCTGGCCTTCGGGAACTACATGAACAGCAGCAAGCGCGGGGCAGCCTACGGCTTCCGGCTGCAGAGCCTGGATGCG ctcctggagATGAAGTCGACGGACCGCAAGCAAACGCTGCTGCACTACCTGGTGCGGGTGATCATGGAGAAGTACCCCGAGCTGACCGGCTTCCACACCGAGCTGCACTTCCTCGACAAGGCGGGCACAG TCTCCCTGGACAGCGTGCTGCAGGACGTGCGGAGCCTGCAGCAGGGCATGGAGCTGACCCGCAAGGAGTTCATGCGGCAGGACGACAGCCTGGTGCTCAAGGACTTCCTCAAGGTCAACTTGGAGGTGATGGAGAAGCTGCAGGCTGACAGCAAAACCGCcaag GAGGCCTACGAGTCGGCCGTGGAGTATTTCGGGGAGAACCCCAAAACCAGTCCCCCCACCACCTTCTTCCCCATGTTCATGCGCTTCATCAGAGCCTACAAG AAAGCAGAGCAGGACATCGAGCTGTGGAAGAAACAAGAGGCTGCGGCCAAAGAGGCAGAATCCGGCCCCCCTGGCAGCGAGGACCGGCCTGAG CTGCCCATCCAGAAGGCCAGGCGGCAGCAGATGGACATGATCGCCGAGCTGAAGAAGAAGCAGATGGTGAAGGAGCCGCTCATCTATGAAGGAAAAGACGGGGCCATCGAGGACATTATTTCAG ctctgaaaaCTGTTCCTTTCACGGCCCGGACGGGCAAGCGCTCGTCCCGGCTCTTCTGCGACGTGAGCTTCAACGAGGAGAGTCCTCT ATCTCCGGAACAATCCGTACCGGCGCGCTGA